CTCGCAAACAGACGGCAGGGAACGCACAAGTCAAAAACACGTGGAGAGGTAAGAGGTGGTGGCAGAAAGCCGCTTCGCCAGAAAGGAACCGGTAATGCTCGTCAGGGTTCAAGCCGTTCGCCACTCAATATCGGTGGTGGTACCATATTCGGTCCTGTCCCCCATGCATACGATCAGAAGGTCAACAAGAAGGTTAAGCTTCTTGCAAGACGCTCTGCTCTGAGTTCGAAGGCGAAGGCCGGTCAGATTGTTGTTATTGAGGATTTTGTCTTTGAGAACATCAAGACGAAACCTTTTGCCCAGATTCTGAAAAATCTTGGTCTCGCTGAGAAAAAAACTCTTATGTTGACGCCCGGGTATGATCTGATCATTGCAAGATCCGGAAAGAATATCGCGGCACTGAATATCATGACAGCCGACAAGGCATCGACCTATGATATTCTTCACAGCCATACGCTACTCGTTCAGAAGACAGCGCTGAAAAAAATAGAAGATACTTTAGGGTAATTGCAGTTTTCCAGAAAAAGGAGTTAAAGAGATGATAAACCCGTTGTTGCGCCCTTTGTTGACAGAGAAAAGTACTGGGCTGACAGAAAAGAAAGGACAGTATGTCTTTGTCGTTAAACCCGATGCAGACAAGACTGATATCAAGAAAGCTGTTGAGAAGAAATTTGGTGTTGAGGTGAAATCGATTCGTACGATTAATTGCCTCGGCAAGTCCCGTGCCCAGAACACCCGCAAGGGCAGGGTTACCGGAAAGAAAAGTGACTGGAAAAAAGCGATTATCACTCTTGAAAAGGGTCAGTCAATAGACTATTACTCAAATACAGCCCAGAAGAGCGAAGGATAGAACTCATAAAAAGGATAGATCATACATTCAAATGGCTATAAGGAAGTTAGCGCCGGTTACGCCAGGGTCAAGGTTCATGTCATACCCTGCATTCGATGAAATCACAAAAAGCACGCCGGAAAAAAGCCTGCTTGTGCCGCTCAAGAAGTCAGGTGGCCGCAACGCTGCGGGACGCAAAACTTCAAGGCATAGAGGTGGCGGGCATAAAAGGCATTACAGGATTATCGATTTCAAGCGCAACAAGGATGGTATTCCTGCAACGGTTGCTGCTATTGAGTATGATCCGAACCGTTCATCAAGAATTGCATTATTGCATTACAATGACGGAGAAAAACGTTATATTCTCGCCCCGAAAGGTTTAAATGTTGGCGACAAGGTGGAAAGCGGAGAGAAGGTCGAAATCAAGACCGGCAACACCATGCCCCTGAAGAATATCCCTCTTGGTACCGATATTCATAACATTGAGATGAAAGCGGGTAAGGGTGGACAGATTGTCCGGTCGGCAGGTGGATTTGCAGTTCTTGCAGCGCGTGAGGGTGATTATGTTACGTTGAAGCTTCCTTCCGGCGAAATCCGCAAGCTCAGGGTTGAGTGTCGTGCGACGATCGGTGTGGTAGGCAATACTGACCATGAAAATATTGTTCTCGGAAAAGCTGGCAGAAGTCGTTGGCTTGGTATTCGTCCCCAGACAAGAGGTATGGCCATGAACCCGGTTGATCACCCGATGGGCGGTGGTGAAGGCAAGTCGAAGTCGGGCGGTGGAAGAAAGCATCCAATGTCGCCATGGGGTCAGCTTGCAAAGGGTCTGAAGACCAGAAATAAGAAAAAGGCTTCACAGAAATTGATTGTACGGGGCAGAAACGCCAAATAACTATAGCGGTTAACAACAACAAGCAGAGAAATTATGCCAAGATCACTTAAAAAGGGACCGTTCATTGATATAAAACTGGAAAAGCGGATCCTTGATATGAATAGCAAGGGAGAAAAAAAGGTTATCAAGACCTGGTCCAGAAGTTCAATGATTTCACCTGATTTTGTCGGTCATACAGTGGCTGTGCATAATGGCAAGAACCATGTGCCAGTCTATGTAGGTGATAATATGGTAGGTCATAAGCTTGGAGAGTTTGCCCCGACGAGATCATTTCGCGGCCATGCTGGTGGTGGAAAGGCAGAAAAAGGCGGATCAGCACCAAGAAAAAAATAAATTGAATAACGCGAAAGGGTAAAGATTACAATGGAAGCTAAAGCAATTTTACGGGATACGCCAACATCGCCAAGAAAGATGCGTCTTGTAGCGGGTCTCGTTCGTGGAAAACCGGTTGATCTGGCCAAGGCCATTCTGCTCAACTCAACAAAGGCCGCTTCTCGAAATGTTATGATGACGCTCAAATCCGCCGTTGCAAATTATGCGCAGCGTAACCCGGACGAACGGGTCAGTGATCAGGAGCTTTTTGTCAAGACTATTTTTGTTGATGAAGGCACCACACTGAAGAGAACGTTACCGGCACCTATGGGTCGGGCATTCAGGATTCGGAAGAGATCGAATCATCTTACGATCGTCATTGATAAGGTTAAAAATCCAGTAACTAAATAATAACAAGGAGAGAGCATTGGGTCAGAAAGTTAATCCTACTGGATTTAGGCTGGGAATTATCAGAGACTGGGCTTCACGCTGGTATGATGACAGTCCTGTTATTTCGGAGAAAATTAAGCAGGACCATGTTATCCGTACTTATGTTCTTGCAAGGCTGAAGAAGGAGAGGGCAGGCATTGCACGTATTATTATCGAGAGAACGACGAAGCATGTCAAGATCAATATCTATGCAGCCCGTCCGGGTGCTGTTGTTGGAAGAAAGGGTGAAGAGATCAACAACCTTTCCCAGGAGCTGAGTCGTATCACCGGAAAAGAGGTGAAGATCGATGTTGTTGAGGTTGTCAAACCGGAAATAGAGGCACAGTTGATTGGCGATAACATTGCCTACCAGCTTGAAAATCGTGTTTCATTCAGAAGAGCCATGAAACAGGCTATCCAGCAGGCCATGCGCTCTGGAGCAGAAGGTGTCAGGATCAGATGCGGAGGCCGTCTCGGTGGTGCTGAAATTGCCCGTTCGGAACAGTATAAAGAGGGAAAGATTCCGCTTCATACCATCCGTGCCAATGTTGATTATGCGAGCGTCACCGCTCATACCATAGCCGGTACCATCGGTATCAAGGTATGGGTTTATAAAGGTGAAGTCCTCGTTCAGCGCATTGATGCAATCGAAGAGGATGAACTGAAGAGAATCAAGGAAAGACGCAATGATGCAGGTGCAAGAAATCGCGATAGTCGCACAAAGCGCCGTCATCGTACCAAGCGATAAATATAACGTACCATACAATCAGAAAATAGAATGGAGTTGCCTGTATGTTAATGCCAAAGAGAGTTAAATATAGAAAGACACAACGGGGCCGGATGAAAGGCAATTCAGGACGTGGTACAGATGTATCTTTCGGTTCGTTCGGTCTTAAAGCAATTGAGCCAGCATGGATTACCAGTCGTCAGATTGAGGCTGCCCGTGTTGCCATGACGAGATTTATGAAGAGGGATGGTAAAATCTGGATCAGGATTTTCCCGGATAAACCGGTAACAAAAAAACCTGCTGAAACCCGAATGGGTTCTGGTAAAGGTTCTCCAGAGTTTTGGGTTGCAGTGGTAAAACCCGGAAGAATCATGTTCGAGGCTGATGGAGTTCCGAAAGAGGTTGCCACAGAGGCATTCCGGCTTGCAGCGAAAAAACTGCCCATCAAGACCAGGTTCATTGTCCGTCCTGATTACGAAGATTAACCGAGCAACTAATTCGACACGAGGGTTACTTATTATGAAAAAGTATGAAATTGCGGCATTGAATAAACAGGAACTGATCGACAGGCTCAAAGAGCTTGAGAACAGACTTGCCGATATCAATTTTTTTAAGGTTATTGAACAGCCGCAGAATCCAATGGTTTTCCGCAATTCGAAGCGGGATATTGCGCGCATGAAAAACCGGCTCCATCAACTTGCGGCTTCCGAAACGGGCCAGGTTTGACGGAAAGGCAAACAATAAAACTGGTTACTTACATGGAAGAAAATAAAATGGGCAGTGTATCAATGGAACAGAATGCTCCAGTAAGGGGAAGAAAAAAAAGCTGGTTAGGCAAGGTTGTCAGTGACAAGATGGATAAGTCGTGTGTTGTTGCCGTAGAACGTAGCGTACAGCATCCGGTTTACAAGAAATATTTCAAGAAGACGACGAAGCTGACAGCTCATGATGAAAAGAATGAAGCTGGTATCGGTGATTTGGTTAAAGTGGTCGAATGTCGTCCATTGAGCAAAAGGAAAAGCTGTCGTTTGGTCGAAATTATAGAAAAAGCCAGGTAAGAGAGCATTTTTATACATTTAATAAAGTTTGAAACAGGATGATCCAGAAAGAAACAAATCTGGTTGTTGCCGATAACAGCGGAGCCAAAAAGGTTCGTTGTATTCACGTTTTCGGCGGAACCGGGAGGCGTTATGCCTCATTGGGTGATCAGATTATAGTATCAGTCAAGGCTGCTGTTCCTGGTGGTATTGTAAAGAAGAAGGATGTGTGCAGGGCCGTTGTCGTGCGCTGTGTCAAGGAATCCCGGAGAAAAGATGGTTCCTATATTCGCTTTGACGAAAACGCAGTTGTTCTTCTTAATGCTCAGGGTGAACCGAGGGGAACCCGTATATTCGGGCCGGTAGCAAGAGAGCTTCGCGACAGGAAATTTATGAAGATTGTATCGTTGGCACCTGAAGTATTGTAGGGTGACGCAGGCGGGAGTAACTCAGTTGGTAGAGTCACAGCCTTCCAAGCTGTTGGTCGCGAGTTCGAGTCTCGTCTCCCGCTCCAGATTTTATGAATAATATCATATCAGTAAAAAATGAAAACAGGTATTAAAAAGGTTAAGTTGCACGTCAAGAAGAATGACTCGGTCGTCGTCATCAGCGGCAATGATAAAGGCAAGGAAGGAAAGATTCTGAAAGTGTTTCCGATAAAAAGCCGTGTTATTGTAGAAGGTGTCAATATCCGGAAGCGCCACATGCGTCCGACCCAGGGGCAGACACAGGGATCGATTATTGAGCGGGAGTTCCCGATTCATTCTTCCAACGTGAAGAAAAGTTAAGTGTTTCTACTAAAAGGCTCCGATGACCAAGACCATCGCGGGTAAACTGATAATGAACAAGATGGACAAGAATAAAGAGATGACACCGACAACACCTTCACTGGCAAGACTTGAAACATTCTTTAAAGAGAAAGTAACTCCCAATCTTGTCGAGCGCTTTCAGTACAAGAATGCCATGCTGGTACCGAAGCTTAAAAAAATATCGATCAATATCGGTGTAGGTGCTGCAGCGGCAGAACCAAAACTGCTTGAAATTGCTCTTCAGGAGCTTGCCCAGATTACAGGTCAGAAACCCCAGATCCGTAAATCAAAAAAAGCAATATCAAACTTTAAATTACGCGAAGGCCAGGCTATAGGTTGCCGCGTAACGTTACGCCGCAAGGCCATGTACGAGTTTTTTGATCGTTTTGTCAGTCTTGCCGTTCCAAGAATACGTGATTTCCGTGGGCTCAGCGATACCAGTTTCGATGGCCGTGGAAACTATACCGTTGGAGTCAGGGAGCAGATTATATTTCCGGAAATCGATATTGACAAAGTACCGAGAATATCCGGAATGGATATCAGTTTTGTAACTTCAGCTTCGACAGATGAAGAGGCTTATGTACTGCTCTCGGAACTTGGAATGCCATTCAAAAAGAAGAACAACTAAATAATTCAGAAAACAGATGGCCAAGAAAAGCGTTATAGCAAGGAACGAGAAGAGAATCAAGCTTGTAGCGAAATATGCAGTCCTCCGTGCGGAGCTGCTTAAAGCTGGCGATTATGAAGCCCTTCGCAAGTTGCCAAGAGACAGTTCTGCAACAAGGGTTCGCAACCGTTGTGTGCTTACAGGTCGTGGAAGAGGTGTTTATGCAAAGTATGGGTTATGCCGGCATATGTTCCGCAAATTCGCTCTTGAAGGAAAGTTGCCTGGTGTGAAGAAAGCAAGCTGGTAAGAAGCTGGTTTGTCATTATCAAAGTAAGGTATTTGTTCATTTTAGAAAGTAACCAACGTTTGCTATGCCTGTAACGGATTCTATTGCAGATTATATCACCCGTATCAGAAATGCGGGAAGAGCAAAAAATAAAACAACCGATATCCCGTATTCAAAGCTCAGGGAGAATCTTTCGCAATTGCTTGTGGAGAAAGGGTACATTAAAAACTTTACGGTCATAACCACCGAAAAATTTCCGTTTCTTCGGATTGATCTGAAGTATACTGCCCATGGTGATCCTGCTATCAAGGAGATCAGCAGAGTCAGCAAGCCGGGTCGGCGTGTTTATGATGGAAAAGATATTAAAAAATATCTTGGTGGTCTCGGGTTGTATATCCTCTCATCATCGAAAGGGGTAATAACCGATAAAGAGGCAAGGGCACAGGGCGTAGGTGGTGAAATCCTGTTCCGTATCTATTAATCCATAAGCCAAAGAGCATTAGAATACCATGTCAAGAATAGGAAAAATGCCCATACCCCTGAGCAATCAGGCGAAGATAGAGATCAAAGATTCAAACATCAGGGTATCCGGTCCTAAAGGCACTCTTGAACAGAGGCTGACCGATCAGGTAACCGTATCGGAAGAAAACGGTTTAGTTACCGTATTGAGAATCGATGACAGTAAAAAGGCTAAAGCACAGCATGG
The DNA window shown above is from Pelodictyon phaeoclathratiforme BU-1 and carries:
- the rplD gene encoding 50S ribosomal protein L4; amino-acid sequence: MELKVLNTGGTETGEVVTLRDDIFGAEISEHAMYLDVKSILANRRQGTHKSKTRGEVRGGGRKPLRQKGTGNARQGSSRSPLNIGGGTIFGPVPHAYDQKVNKKVKLLARRSALSSKAKAGQIVVIEDFVFENIKTKPFAQILKNLGLAEKKTLMLTPGYDLIIARSGKNIAALNIMTADKASTYDILHSHTLLVQKTALKKIEDTLG
- the rplW gene encoding 50S ribosomal protein L23, whose translation is MINPLLRPLLTEKSTGLTEKKGQYVFVVKPDADKTDIKKAVEKKFGVEVKSIRTINCLGKSRAQNTRKGRVTGKKSDWKKAIITLEKGQSIDYYSNTAQKSEG
- the rplB gene encoding 50S ribosomal protein L2, whose product is MAIRKLAPVTPGSRFMSYPAFDEITKSTPEKSLLVPLKKSGGRNAAGRKTSRHRGGGHKRHYRIIDFKRNKDGIPATVAAIEYDPNRSSRIALLHYNDGEKRYILAPKGLNVGDKVESGEKVEIKTGNTMPLKNIPLGTDIHNIEMKAGKGGQIVRSAGGFAVLAAREGDYVTLKLPSGEIRKLRVECRATIGVVGNTDHENIVLGKAGRSRWLGIRPQTRGMAMNPVDHPMGGGEGKSKSGGGRKHPMSPWGQLAKGLKTRNKKKASQKLIVRGRNAK
- the rpsS gene encoding 30S ribosomal protein S19 gives rise to the protein MPRSLKKGPFIDIKLEKRILDMNSKGEKKVIKTWSRSSMISPDFVGHTVAVHNGKNHVPVYVGDNMVGHKLGEFAPTRSFRGHAGGGKAEKGGSAPRKK
- the rplV gene encoding 50S ribosomal protein L22, which gives rise to MEAKAILRDTPTSPRKMRLVAGLVRGKPVDLAKAILLNSTKAASRNVMMTLKSAVANYAQRNPDERVSDQELFVKTIFVDEGTTLKRTLPAPMGRAFRIRKRSNHLTIVIDKVKNPVTK
- the rpsC gene encoding 30S ribosomal protein S3, with protein sequence MGQKVNPTGFRLGIIRDWASRWYDDSPVISEKIKQDHVIRTYVLARLKKERAGIARIIIERTTKHVKINIYAARPGAVVGRKGEEINNLSQELSRITGKEVKIDVVEVVKPEIEAQLIGDNIAYQLENRVSFRRAMKQAIQQAMRSGAEGVRIRCGGRLGGAEIARSEQYKEGKIPLHTIRANVDYASVTAHTIAGTIGIKVWVYKGEVLVQRIDAIEEDELKRIKERRNDAGARNRDSRTKRRHRTKR
- the rplP gene encoding 50S ribosomal protein L16 encodes the protein MLMPKRVKYRKTQRGRMKGNSGRGTDVSFGSFGLKAIEPAWITSRQIEAARVAMTRFMKRDGKIWIRIFPDKPVTKKPAETRMGSGKGSPEFWVAVVKPGRIMFEADGVPKEVATEAFRLAAKKLPIKTRFIVRPDYED
- the rpmC gene encoding 50S ribosomal protein L29, whose product is MKKYEIAALNKQELIDRLKELENRLADINFFKVIEQPQNPMVFRNSKRDIARMKNRLHQLAASETGQV
- the rpsQ gene encoding 30S ribosomal protein S17 — protein: MEENKMGSVSMEQNAPVRGRKKSWLGKVVSDKMDKSCVVAVERSVQHPVYKKYFKKTTKLTAHDEKNEAGIGDLVKVVECRPLSKRKSCRLVEIIEKAR
- the rplN gene encoding 50S ribosomal protein L14, with amino-acid sequence MIQKETNLVVADNSGAKKVRCIHVFGGTGRRYASLGDQIIVSVKAAVPGGIVKKKDVCRAVVVRCVKESRRKDGSYIRFDENAVVLLNAQGEPRGTRIFGPVARELRDRKFMKIVSLAPEVL
- the rplX gene encoding 50S ribosomal protein L24, whose amino-acid sequence is MKTGIKKVKLHVKKNDSVVVISGNDKGKEGKILKVFPIKSRVIVEGVNIRKRHMRPTQGQTQGSIIEREFPIHSSNVKKS
- the rplE gene encoding 50S ribosomal protein L5, which codes for MDKNKEMTPTTPSLARLETFFKEKVTPNLVERFQYKNAMLVPKLKKISINIGVGAAAAEPKLLEIALQELAQITGQKPQIRKSKKAISNFKLREGQAIGCRVTLRRKAMYEFFDRFVSLAVPRIRDFRGLSDTSFDGRGNYTVGVREQIIFPEIDIDKVPRISGMDISFVTSASTDEEAYVLLSELGMPFKKKNN
- the rpsN gene encoding 30S ribosomal protein S14; amino-acid sequence: MAKKSVIARNEKRIKLVAKYAVLRAELLKAGDYEALRKLPRDSSATRVRNRCVLTGRGRGVYAKYGLCRHMFRKFALEGKLPGVKKASW
- the rpsH gene encoding 30S ribosomal protein S8, with product MPVTDSIADYITRIRNAGRAKNKTTDIPYSKLRENLSQLLVEKGYIKNFTVITTEKFPFLRIDLKYTAHGDPAIKEISRVSKPGRRVYDGKDIKKYLGGLGLYILSSSKGVITDKEARAQGVGGEILFRIY